One part of the Ziziphus jujuba cultivar Dongzao chromosome 2, ASM3175591v1 genome encodes these proteins:
- the LOC132799059 gene encoding alpha-dioxygenase 2-like, with protein sequence MAFSVFSSKSFVHPQLHNIVSKMTLLDTLLFYVIHFVDKLDLWHRLPVLLGLAYLGIRRYLHQRYNLLHAEKFTGNKYDTEEISYRTADGTCNHPTDNLIGSRGTLFGRNMPPSTSRYALLEPHPTIVVSKLLARKKFVDYGKQFNMIACSWIQFMIHDWVDHLEDTEQVEIKAAEEVASVCPLKSFKFLKTKKVPTGSPHMETGCLNTRTSWWDGSVIYGNNEEGMRRVRTFKEGKLKISGDNLLEHDEKGIPMSGDVRNRWAGFSLLQALFAREHNAVCDMLKANYPDLGDEKLYRHARLVTSAVIAKIHTIDWTVELLKTDTLLAGMRINWYGILGKRFKDIFGHICGPIFSGLVGNKKPRDHGVPYSLTEEFTGVYRMHSLLPDKLILKDVKSTPSEDKCPPTLEEVPMSQMIGKEGEKRLSKIGMEQMLVSMGHQPTGALTLWNYPSWMRSLIAHDINGEERPDPIDMAALEIYRDRERGVARYNEFRRNLLMIPISKWEDLTDDEEEVEALREVYGDDVEKLDLLVGLHAEKKIKGFAISETAFLIFLLMASRRLEADRFFTTNFDSKTYTEKGLEWVNKTETLKDVIDRHFPEMTKKWMRSSSAFSVWDSLPTPTNYIPLYFRPAT encoded by the exons atGGCATTCTCTGTTTTCTCCTCGAAGTCCTTTGTTCACCCTCAGCTCCACAATATAGTGTCCAAAATGACTCTCCTCGACACCTTGCTGTTCTAT GTTATACACTTTGTAGACAAGCTGGATTTGTGGCACAGACTTCCAGTTTTATTGGGACTAGCCTACTTGGGGATTAGGAGGTATTTGCATCAGCGTTATAATCTTTTGCATGCCGAAAAATTCACCGGAAATAAATACGATACAGAAGAGATTTCTTATCGGACCGCTGATGGAACTTGCAACCACCCTACTGATAATCTGATCGGCAGTCGAGGAACTCTGTTCGGTCGGAACATGCCTCCATCGACTTCTCGGTATGCG CTACTGGAGCCTCACCCAACAATTGTAGTCTCAAAGcttttggcaaggaagaagttCGTAGATTATGGGAAGCAATTCAACATGATAGCCTGCTCATGGATACAGTTCATGATTCATGACTGGGTTGATCATTTGGAGGATACTGAACAG GTGGAAATTAAAGCTGCTGAAGAAGTTGCTAGTGTTTGTCCATTGAAGTCATTCAAGTTCTTAAAGACAAAGAAAGTTCCCACTGGTTCACCCCATATGGAGACTGGATGTTTGAATACAAGGACCTCTTGGTG GGATGGGAGTGTGATCTATGGGAATAATGAGGAGGGCATGAGAAGAGTGAGAACATTCAAAGAGGGAAAGCTGAAGATCTCAGGAGACAATCTTCTTGAACACGATGAGAAGGGCATTCCAATGTCAGGTGATGTAAGGAATCGTTGGGCTGGATTTTCTCTTCTACAAGCCTTATTTGCCAGAGAACACAATGCTGTTTGTGACATGCTAAAA GCAAATTATCCAGATTTGGGTGATGAAAAGCTATATAGACATGCAAGACTAGTGACTTCAGCTGTAATTGCTAAAATCCACACCATTGATTGGACAGTGGAGCTTCTAAAGACTGATACTCTTCTGGCCGGGATGAGGATCAACTG GTATGGAATCTTGGGGAAGAGATTCAAGGATATATTTGGGCATATTTGTGGACCAATATTCAGTGGTTTGGTTGGAAATAAGAAGCCTAGAGACCATGGAGTTCCTTATTCATTAACTGAAGAGTTTACGGGTGTATATAGAATGCATTCACTTCTACCTGATAAGCTCATCCTCAAGGACGTCAAATCTACACCTTCAGAAGACAAATGCCCTCCTACACTTGAAGA GGTGCCTATGAGTCAGATGATAGGCAAAGAAGGAGAGAAAAGATTGTCAAAAATTGGAATGGAGCAAATGTTGGTATCAATGGGTCATCAACCAACTGGAGCTCTCACATTGTGGAACTATCCATCATGGATGAGGAGCCTTATTGCTCATGATATCAATGGAGAAGAAAGACCTGATCCAATTGACATGGCTGCCTTAGAAA TTTatagagacagagagagaggagTTGCACGATATAACGAGTTCAGAAGAAACCTGCTAATGATTCCTATTAGCAAGTGGGAAGATTTGacagatgatgaagaagaagttgAAGCTCTTCGAGAGGTTTATGGAGATGATGTGGAGAAGCTTGATTTGCTAGTTGGTCTACATGCAGAGAAGAAGATAAAAGGCTTTGCCATTAGTGAGACTGCTTTCCTTATCTTCCTACTTATGGCATCAAG GAGGCTAGAAGCTGATCGTTTCTTCACAACCAACTTCGACTCCAAAACCTACACAGAGAAAGGACTTGAATGGGTAAACAAGACAGAGACATTGAAGGACGTGATTGATAGGCATTTTCCTGAAATGACAAAGAAGTGGATGAGGAGCTCTAGTGCATTCTCAGTGTGGGATTCATTGCCAACTCCTACAAATTACATACCTCTTTATTTCCGACCTGctacttga